GAGTCCCCGCCTGCGCCAGACCGTTGAGCGGCCGCGACGGAAACGGCGCCCGCCTCGCCGTAGCAATGGTGCGCCCAAGACACCAGCCGCGATATTTTTGGTGACGCTGCGTTTTTGTCTGTCCGTTGTTGTCTGTTTTTGTGTTGACGCCAGTTTCTCGATTGTGCTAAGCGGCACTCCGGAGGTTAAGTATCGTGTGCTGTGCAACTCACAACGGAAGGGGGAGACTATGATTCGAAGAGCAGGTCAACTGATGGCGTTCGCGGCAATCGTTGCGATCGGCTCCAGCGCGATGGCGAGCACGCTGACGCAGAATGTGTCGTGGACCATCGACCGACCCAACATCACCACGAAGTACAGAGTCGTCGCGTACGGCGACTCGATTTACGCCGGCTACAAGGGCATCGACCTTCTGTCTGGGAACCCCGTCGCCATCTTTTCGGCGCCGACGGTCCAGGGCGACTACGCCTCCAACTACTGGAACACCGACGTCGAGACCATCCGGCGCACGAAGTCGGGCGCCGTGGCGTCGGACATTTACAACAACAAGATCGTGGCCGAGAAATCCTACATGCAGGCCACGAACACGCGCATCGTCACCTTCGAGATGTGCGGCAACGACGGACTGCAGGCGCGCAGCAGCTTTGCCGGCCAGACCGGCACCTGCGACTACACCCCACTGAACAACGCGCTGAATAACTGCACTACCTATCTCCAGAACGCGATGTCGTTCATCAACGCCAACGTCTACTCCGGGGTCAAATTGAAGATCGTCTCGAACCTGTACTACCCCGGCTACAACGCGGACAACCACGCGGCGTCGTGCACGAACTCCGGCACGACCACGAAACCGAACCTGCGCGACGCGTTCCTCCCGTATCTGGCGAAGATCAACTGGCGCACCTGCAATTTCGCCAATACGTACGGGTTCAAGTGCGCCGACAGTTTCGCGCAGTTCATGGGCGCGGATTACGACTCGAACGGCGATGGGCAAATCGATTCCGATGGCCTGAAGTACGTGCAGGGCGAGTCGGAGAGCGCCTACGTGACCCGGATCACGGGCACGTTGAAGCTGACGATCCGCGACGCCAACGTCAAATTCATCAGCTCGAGCACCAGCGCCGATTACATTCAGTCGGACGACACGCATCCGACGTACGATGGCGGCACGATCTCCGTCGGCATGTTCGGTGGTACGGGGACAGGCTCAGCCCCGCCGGATATCCCGTCCAACCAGTACATCAACGGCAAGAACCCGTTCTGGAATCTGTACGGCCACGAGCGTATGGGCTGGCAGCTGTCGGTCTACGACCCGGCCACGCCGTGACGCTCACCACGGCAGAAAACGCCGAATGAGCAGCGCCGGGATGCCCACGTAGTAGAGCACCCGGCAGGCGACCTCAGCCAGGCGCCGCACCCTCGCCGCGCGCGAGGGTGCGGCCCAGGCCGCCAGCAACACCCCCGCCTCTGCCAGGATCCGCCACCCGCCCGCGTAAATCACGAGGTCAATGGTCACCACAGTCCACAACAGACCGAACCCTTGCAGGTACGGCTTCAGCCCGCGCAGGTAGTACTGGCCGAACGTCCCGCCCCAGACGATGATCTGGTCCACTCGGAACAGCGGCAGCGTGGGGACTAACGCGAAGGCGGGAAACTTCAGCAACAAGTGATACCAGCGCCAGCGTGGGCCGCTGTGCTTGGCGCGGGCGTACAGCACGCTCGGATGCTGGAGCAGGACGCGCGCCCCCTCCAACCCGCCCGCCTCCGCCAGTGCTTCCAGCAAGGCGGTCGGATCGTCCAGCTGCAGTCCGTAGCGAAAGCGCCGGCCTGATTGCAGGCGGAGCCACAACCCGGTGCCGGGCAACGGGATCGTCCAGGCAGTGATGCGGGCGATGGCGCGACACGGTATTTCAACGCGCAGCTCGTGTCGCTCGATCACCAGCGTGCCGCCGGTGACCTCCACCCTCGCCGTGAACGCGCGCTTGATCAGCCAGGCCGCGCTTGCGGGCGCAAGGACGAGGATGGAGAACACGCGCATCAGCATCAGCGGCGGGAAATAATGGATTCCGGCCACGATGATCACGAGCAGGACGGGCAGAGTCGCACCGCTGATGGCGGTCAACAGCGCACCGATGATACGCCAGGCCAGCGGATATGCGATTGCGGTCGTGGTCGTCACCCCCTTCCCGTTCCCCTGCGGTATCACCACTTCCAACGCCACCAGAGCAACACGGCAACAGCAGATAGCTCACGCCGTTGCCGTCGACAAGG
This genomic window from Candidatus Binatia bacterium contains:
- a CDS encoding SGNH/GDSL hydrolase family protein, which codes for MAFAAIVAIGSSAMASTLTQNVSWTIDRPNITTKYRVVAYGDSIYAGYKGIDLLSGNPVAIFSAPTVQGDYASNYWNTDVETIRRTKSGAVASDIYNNKIVAEKSYMQATNTRIVTFEMCGNDGLQARSSFAGQTGTCDYTPLNNALNNCTTYLQNAMSFINANVYSGVKLKIVSNLYYPGYNADNHAASCTNSGTTTKPNLRDAFLPYLAKINWRTCNFANTYGFKCADSFAQFMGADYDSNGDGQIDSDGLKYVQGESESAYVTRITGTLKLTIRDANVKFISSSTSADYIQSDDTHPTYDGGTISVGMFGGTGTGSAPPDIPSNQYINGKNPFWNLYGHERMGWQLSVYDPATP